Genomic window (Rhododendron vialii isolate Sample 1 chromosome 4a, ASM3025357v1):
CCATGTGCATCGGAAGAAAAACATAGCCGATTCTGTGATTTATTATCACGAAGAATAAGCTAAGCAAGCAATTACATACTAAAAATCAACAGAGGGCTTTACAGCAGATTACATTCGCAAAGGGGTAATGAAGCACAGTTATTAAAGGGTGAGGAATTCTtcaaaataaagtaaaagagGTGAGGACAAACGTAACGATTTCAGAGGGACAAACTTGAGAAGCTACTGTGTAAATATGGGCTAAACAGCAATTTTACATGCCGATGGCGAGCCAACGCGTCTACTTTTCTCTTATTCACTTGGGCTTGCTTCTAGCAGTTTCTTCAACCCGTGTGAGTGCATCTGTGAGCACATCAATTGTCCAATCTTTCAAATCCTCCTgaagaaaacaaagttaaaaaaacaTTGTAAAAAAGCGTACTGAGGCGGCAGCGAACCAGTATTTGTTAATTTCTACATTAACGTGGCCATGTACAGAAGAACAAAACGGAAGACATACTGAAATACAAGAAAGAAACTTAATCCCTACAGTCAGATAAGAAAGATGCACATCGCACGCGGATTTTTTGAAAGCAGAAAACTAAGAAGAGAACTGGTAGGGACATGCTCAAAACACAAATCAACTTGATTCGATCTTTTGAAATTGTGAACTATTGTTTGCTTCTTTCTAACTCTGTGCTACAACATGCATTGTTTTCAGCTCCTGTAGAAATAGACCTGGGTTAAGAAGGTTCAATAATCAATGCTGATTACAAGTACTCCAAATTCCAATAACAAATCCAAGAGCCAAGTTTGAGACTTCCCAGGGAGCAATTCGTCAAACAAATTGAATACTTAAAGGTTTTATAGACAGGGTTGAGAGTAATAGAGTCAATGTAATCTGCATCTAAAATATATATGCAGTGGGTAGCAGTTTTAGTatgaaaactaataaatacaacTGACGAAAAGGAAAATTAGGAGAATAAATCAAAGGTAAATGACAAGTGAATCGAGTTTCACCATGTGTACTGGTTCCCCAGTTCTTATCCGCGCATTTGGACGAGCAAGCTTTGATTCAAATGGAGTCCTTGGCCGCACTTCTTGAATTTCATCCCACTCCTCACGACTAAGCATTCTAACTGTGCCCTGACCAGCAGGAGCATGCTTTATTTTGCGCTCAATCATCTCTTGGGATTTGGATTCATCTAACTGTCAATGTCATATTAACATGAATCTTTGTAAGCATGGAATCACTACAATTGAATGA
Coding sequences:
- the LOC131323451 gene encoding uncharacterized protein LOC131323451 — encoded protein: MLRVVRASFLWRRQMHALSRDGPSETLKRKVAELEKMRKRKNPIKDKLLVDVPESKSYLDTATMPMILTAVGVALFAKLLMMLDESKSQEMIERKIKHAPAGQGTVRMLSREEWDEIQEVRPRTPFESKLARPNARIRTGEPVHMEDLKDWTIDVLTDALTRVEETARSKPK